One region of Erythrolamprus reginae isolate rEryReg1 chromosome 8, rEryReg1.hap1, whole genome shotgun sequence genomic DNA includes:
- the LOC139170748 gene encoding actin-1-like isoform X2: protein MLGIVTSWDDMERIWRHVYDCELRIKSSERPVLLTEAPLNPLQNRERMTQIMFENFKVPAMYVAVQATLALYASARTTGIVMDSGDGVTHTVPIYEGYCLPHAVSRLDIAGRDITEYFMRLLLESGHSFVSTAEREIVKDIKEKLCYVALDPVQEMKTKPEYLLREYKLPDGNVIQIGSQLFRAPEALFAPTDIGIDAPGVHRMIFNSIMKCDIDVRRDLYGNVLLSGGSTLFLGLDERILQEMQLQVPLGISVRIIAPPERKYCVWIGASILTCLTAFRQMWVTLNDYHEFGPGVVHRKCF, encoded by the exons ATGCT TGGCATTGTGACGTCCTGGGATGACATGGAGCGGATCTGGAGGCACGTCTACGATTGCGAGTTGAGGATCAAGTCGAGCGAGAGGCCTGTGTTGCTAACTGAAGCCCCTCTGAATCCCCTCCAGAATCGGGAGAGGATGACTCAAATCATGTTTGAGAACTTCAAGGTCCCGGCCATGTACGTAGCCGTCCAAGCCACCTTGGCGCTCTACGCATCAGCACGTACCACCGGCATAGTCATGGACAGTGGTGATGGCGTCACCCACACGGTTCCTATCTACGAAGGATATTGCTTACCCCACGCAGTCTCCAGATTGGACATCGCCGGACGGGACATCACCGAATACTTCATGCGTCTTCTTCTCGAGAGCGGGCATTCCTTCGTCAGCACGGCCGAAAGAGAGATCGTGAAGGACATCAAGGAGAAGCTATGTtacgtggcgttagaccccgtccAAGAAATGAAAACAAAGCCGGAGTATCTTCTCCGAGAGTACAAATTACCTGATGGGAACGTCATCCAAATTGGGAGTCAACTCTTCCGTGCCCCCGAAGCTCTTTTTGCACCCACGGACATCGGCATCGACGCGCCGGGTGTCCACCGAATGATCTTCAACAGCATCATGAAATGCGACATTGACGTCCGGCGAGATCTTTACGGCAATGTCCTCCTTTCAGGCGGATCAACGTTGTTCCTCGGGCTGGATGAGCGCATCTTACAGGAGATGCAGCTCCAGGTCCCGCTGGGGATATCGGTGAGGATCATTGCTCCTCCGGAAAGGAAGTATTGCGTGTGGATCGGGGCCTCCATATTGACTTGCTTAACGGCATTCCGGCAGATGTGGGTCACCTTGAACGATTACCATGAATTTGGACCTGGCGTGGTGCACCGGAAATGTTTTTAG
- the LOC139170748 gene encoding actin-1-like isoform X1: MSDHRFLDIPAVIFDNGSGLCKAGIAGDSAPRSVITAIVGRSKAKATMLGAGQKEYYIGEEAQSKRGILSLNYPIDHGIVTSWDDMERIWRHVYDCELRIKSSERPVLLTEAPLNPLQNRERMTQIMFENFKVPAMYVAVQATLALYASARTTGIVMDSGDGVTHTVPIYEGYCLPHAVSRLDIAGRDITEYFMRLLLESGHSFVSTAEREIVKDIKEKLCYVALDPVQEMKTKPEYLLREYKLPDGNVIQIGSQLFRAPEALFAPTDIGIDAPGVHRMIFNSIMKCDIDVRRDLYGNVLLSGGSTLFLGLDERILQEMQLQVPLGISVRIIAPPERKYCVWIGASILTCLTAFRQMWVTLNDYHEFGPGVVHRKCF, encoded by the coding sequence ATGTCCGATCACAGATTTCTAGACATCCCAGCTGTGATCTTCGACAACGGGTCTGGGTTGTGCAAGGCTGGCATTGCTGGAGATAGTGCTCCGAGGTCAGTCATCACCGCCATCGTGGGCCGCTCAAAAGCCAAAGCCACCATGCTCGGAGCAGGCCAGAAGGAATATTATATCGGAGAAGAAGCTCAGTCCAAGAGGGGCATTCTGTCCTTGAATTATCCCATTGATCATGGCATTGTGACGTCCTGGGATGACATGGAGCGGATCTGGAGGCACGTCTACGATTGCGAGTTGAGGATCAAGTCGAGCGAGAGGCCTGTGTTGCTAACTGAAGCCCCTCTGAATCCCCTCCAGAATCGGGAGAGGATGACTCAAATCATGTTTGAGAACTTCAAGGTCCCGGCCATGTACGTAGCCGTCCAAGCCACCTTGGCGCTCTACGCATCAGCACGTACCACCGGCATAGTCATGGACAGTGGTGATGGCGTCACCCACACGGTTCCTATCTACGAAGGATATTGCTTACCCCACGCAGTCTCCAGATTGGACATCGCCGGACGGGACATCACCGAATACTTCATGCGTCTTCTTCTCGAGAGCGGGCATTCCTTCGTCAGCACGGCCGAAAGAGAGATCGTGAAGGACATCAAGGAGAAGCTATGTtacgtggcgttagaccccgtccAAGAAATGAAAACAAAGCCGGAGTATCTTCTCCGAGAGTACAAATTACCTGATGGGAACGTCATCCAAATTGGGAGTCAACTCTTCCGTGCCCCCGAAGCTCTTTTTGCACCCACGGACATCGGCATCGACGCGCCGGGTGTCCACCGAATGATCTTCAACAGCATCATGAAATGCGACATTGACGTCCGGCGAGATCTTTACGGCAATGTCCTCCTTTCAGGCGGATCAACGTTGTTCCTCGGGCTGGATGAGCGCATCTTACAGGAGATGCAGCTCCAGGTCCCGCTGGGGATATCGGTGAGGATCATTGCTCCTCCGGAAAGGAAGTATTGCGTGTGGATCGGGGCCTCCATATTGACTTGCTTAACGGCATTCCGGCAGATGTGGGTCACCTTGAACGATTACCATGAATTTGGACCTGGCGTGGTGCACCGGAAATGTTTTTAG
- the LOC139170747 gene encoding actin-related protein T2-like, which translates to MGREGLASKARNSTSQAVIIDNGSGLCKSGISGEVSPRHVMATILGYPRSKLPLSKVKQKEYYVGFEAQHRQDVLSLTYPIEAGVITSWDEMETIWKYIYDKGLGMKAFERPLLMTESPLNPKEDRAKLTQLMFESFKVPAFYLSIQAILSLYASARYTGIVIDCGFGVSHAVPVYEGYCLPHAVSQLGLGGRDVTQFLRELLMENRQYFWNFPEANTVVDDIKVKLCFVALDSRHRESKSSEDLPKEYKLPDGNRIKIGDALYLAPEILFTPSNINHKGQGLHKLVAHSVKKCDPSIRNVLYSNVLIAGGSSLFSGLDERMFKGLEGEAPQGVPIKVIAPPDRWFSAWIGASIITSLSTFKQMWVTAADYREYGPNIVHRRCY; encoded by the coding sequence ATGGGTCGAGAAGGTTTGGCATCGAAGgctcgaaactccacctcccaAGCTGTCATCATTGACAATGGCTCCGGACTTTGCAAATCCGGGATTTCCGGAGAGGTTAGCCCACGGCACGTCATGGCTACCATCCTTGGTTACCCCAGAAGCAAGCTGCCTCTTTCTAAAGTGAAGCAGAAGGAATACTACGTGGGATTCGAAGCCCAGCATAGGCAAGATGTCCTCTCGTTGACCTACCCCATCGAAGCGGGCGTCATCACTTCCTGGGATGAGATGGAGACCATCTGGAAGTACATCTACGACAAAGGGTTGGGGATGAAGGCCTTCGAGAGGCCTCTGCTGATGACGGAATCTCCCTTGAACCCAAAAGAGGACCGAGCCAAGCTCACCCAGCTGATGTTTGAATCTTTCAAGGTCCCGgctttctatctctccatccagGCCATTCTCTCCCTCTACGCTTCCGCACGCTACACAGGGATTGTTATCGATTGCGGGTTTGGGGTCAGCCACGCCGTGCCTGTGTACGAGGGGTACTGCCTTCCCCACGCGGTCTCCCAGCTGGGCCTCGGTGGCCGAGACGTCACCCAGTTCCTGAGGGAGCTTCTTATGGAAAACAGGCAATATTTCTGGAACTTCCCGGAAGCCAACACTGTGGTGGACGACATCAAAGTCAAGTTGTGTTTTGTGGCATTAGACTCCCGGCACCGAGAGAGCAAGTCTTCCGAAGACCTCCCCAAGGAATACAAGCTTCCTGATGGCAACAGAATCAAAATTGGGGATGCCCTCTACCTGGCTCCAGAGATCCTTTTCACCCCGAGCAACATCAACCACAAGGGTCAAGGTCTCCACAAGCTTGTGGCCCACAGCGTCAAGAAATGTGACCCCAGCATCCGTAACGTGCTGTATTCCAACGTGCTCATCGCAGGAGGCTCCTCTCTCTTCTCAGGATTGGACGAAAGGATGTTCAAAGGCTTGGAAGGAGAAGCCCCTCAAGGCGTCCCCATCAAGGTCATTGCTCCCCCAGACCGATGGTTCTCGGCATGGATCGGCGCGTCAATCATCACCTCCTTGAGCACCTTCAAACAGATGTGGGTGACGGCTGCCGATTACCGAGAGTATGGGCCAAATATTGTCCACCGAAGGTGCTATTGA